ACATGCGGCTGGGCTCAGGGGAGGCTTCAGACAAGGACAAGGGCATTGGCATCCTCAACACAGTCATCAGCCCCATGCTGAACCCCGTCATCTACAGCCTCCGAAACCCCGATGTGCAGGGTGCCCTGAGACGGGTGTTCACAGGGAGACAGCCCCCCACGTGAGATTTCTTGCTCTGGCTTTGAAGAATATCAGGGCTGCACTAACTGCTTCCAAGAGGTACTGCGATTAGTGCAAATGGAATGTGAACAGAGTGAAATCAAATCAGAAACTGGCTTAGGAAGGAAAGTACAATAAAAACAACAGTAGCTGTTACTTATATCATgattaccatgtgccaggccaCTCTTCTAAGTGACTGACAgctattaactcatttaaccctcagAACAAACCTATGAAGCAGGCACAGATTTAGAAATTACAGATTAGGAAACCCaacctcagagaggttaaataacttgcccaaagtcacacagctaaagaGTGTCAGAGCTGTGATTTAAATCTAGGTGGGCACTGTCTCTGCTGCCTCTTAAAAGTAATACATCATTCCAAAGAAGAAGGgtatctgtaaagtgggatggATGGGACAGACAAGAAAGAGGgtataaaagaaaaggaaggccagtgttacaggaaaaatattttttttaatggagtaagaagtttttttaataaatttatttattttaattggaggttaattattttacaatattgtattggttttgccatacatcaacatgaatccaccacgggtatacacgtgttccccatcctgaaccccccctcccacctccctccctgtaccatccctctgggtcatcccagtgcaccagccccaagcatcctgtatcatgcattgaacctggactagcaattcgtttcatatatgatattatacatgtttcaatgccattctcccaaatcatcccaccctctccctctcccagagtccagaagactgttctgtatatctgtgtctcttttgctgtcttgcatacagggttaccATTCTTTAATACATTTACAGCTTGTTCCAGAGCAGCTGGAAGAGGCTGATAGAGGAATTGCTGAAGACTGACTTTAGCAAATAAACCAACAAAAAGAGAACAAAGTTTAAAACCAAAATCCAAGGGGCAAGGCATTGTTTAGAAAAACCATAGAGATGAGGTAGAATATAGGGCtgacaataacaaaaaatatgtGTAATAACAGGAATTAAAGAGTTTCAGCTCACCTGAGAAAGTCTccctgactgactgactggagaTCTTTGCCTTCTTGGACATAAACCTGAACCGAACTCTACTTCTGCATTGCTAAAAGGAGAAAACCActtcatttattccatttatagCTTTAAACATCTTTTTACATAATGcaataaaaatgcatattattaaaaaattagtatgaaaagaataaaattactcATAATTTCATTTCAGAGataatcattttgatatttagtctATAATTGTTTAAAAAGCATGTACCTAacatatatttgtaaaaatagaaaaacctgcttttttcacttaataatatagTGATAACATAGTAATAAAAGAATAACATAGATGGATATCTTTCCATGACATTCAATAGAGatcttactcatttttttctagattgcatAGCATTCCTTTGAATGGATAGAATAAAATGGATTTTACAACTTTCTCTTAGTGAATGTGCTTTGGTTGAAATAATCTCATTGGATggagtgctgcaatgaacctaGAAATAacctttatttaattttcaaaggaaCAGATTCATTGATTCTTTCCCCACTGATATAAAATCACCCTTTCACTATCGACTAAATATCCTTCTAGTTTGGGGTCTGTTGTTGGACCCTCTTTTGCTCTTCTTAATCATTATGGTATTAAAACACAAGTTAATATGTAGTTGTTAAggtattttttattactttcattTCCCTGGCGTTGGTCTGTCTTTGCCATACTCATTCCTGCAACTACTTATAATCATCcttccaattaatttttaaaaatctgtaaatttCTACTAACAGAGTGTCAATGTATAAATTTAGGAAGAACAGACACCTTTGTATTACTGATTTTCCCAATCTGGAACAAGGTATATCGCTTTAATTACTAAAGTCTTATTTTATAGcttaagagttgttttttttttttttttttttaaatagaattgtgTGAAACAGAAAGCCAATTTCCCTTGCCAGGAGGCAGATTTATCCAGAGTGATTCAGGAGGCCAAGAAGGCATGTCCCACAGATAGGGGTTAGTGAGTATACGCTCAAATTGCTGCAACTGGCTCTGGAGAGTCTCTGATACTTAAACACAGCACTTGGAACCTTGGGAAAAAGGTTCTATGTGAATTTATTATTCTGATAGTCAGGAATATTTACACTTAGAAAAGTAATggaaaggaaacatttttgtGTGCTTTATCGAGTTCACCGGTTTTTAGACCCCCAGCTGTACCTGGAGCACAGACATGTAGTTTATAAGACTTGAAAGTAATCAGGAGGCTTTCCTGGGGGCTGAGGtagtaaagaagccgcctgcaataagggagacctggattcaatccctgggttcggaagatcccctggaggagggcatggcaacccactccagtattcttgcctggagaatccccatggacagaggagcctggcgggctacagtccacggggtcacaaaggtcggacacgactgagcgactaagcacacttGGTTTTCAGCTCTTATAGAATGAAATTTGTCAACCAACAGTGGGCCCACATCCTTCTTTGTCAGCAATCATCTAGGACTAAATTTCTATAGACCTCACTAGAGAGGGCCAGTACCCTCCAATTTGCCAGGCTTCCAACTCTCCACACCCTTTGCCTTGCCCTTGTGGGCACAGCAGTTTGTTGTCCCTGATCCAGACATTTGATGGTCTAGCTTTCGTCACTCTTGAAAAAAGTTTTGATCTGTAATGTATGTGTGTTTCCTAgaattttctgattctttctgaATCCTCAACTTATAGGAAATTCTACTAGCACATAAGGCACTCAAGTAATATCAATAGGATGAATTATTGTCTAATtttgggggttcccaggtggctcagtggtaaagaatctgcctgccaatgcaggagacacaagagaagtggatttgatctctgggttgggaagatcccctgaagaaggaaatggcaacccactccagtattcctgcctggaaaatcccatggacagaggagcctgatgggctacactacagtccatggggtcacaaagagccagacatgactgagcgactgagtacacacacacacacacacacacacacacacacacacacactgtcttaTTTTAGGGAAGATGGTCTTAACAGTTAGGCACTATCtagggagaagaaaagaggtaAGACTTGTCACTAAATTGGACCTGACACTAAAGAAAACCTGACCTATGTCCATAAAAGTATAATTTTGTTAAAGTATTAATTGATTCCAAaaactttcattcagttcagttcagtcgctcagtcgtgtctgactctttgcgaccccatgaatcacagcacgccaggcctccctgtccatcaccaactcccggagttcactcagactcatgtccatcgagtcagtgatgccatccagccatctcctcctatgccgtccccttctcctcctgcccccaatccctccaagcatcagagtcttttccaatgagtcaactcttcacatgaggtggccaaagtactggagtttcagctccagcatcattccttccaaagaacacccaggactgatctccttcagaatggactggttggatttccttgtagtccaagggactctcaagagtcttctccaacaccacagttcaaaagcatccattcttcggcgctcagctttcttcacagtcaccTAAAATGTAGCAGGAAAAACACTACCTGCCAATCTGGAGTGGTCTGcctctttctttggtctctccttgccttctctgtgtgGGGCCAGTTTGCAAACCAACACAAAAATTCCTTAGATAAGATACAAAAGTCAtgaatcacaaaagaaaaaaatgatgaattgGATATCATCCAAAATTTAAATGTCAATTATTCAAAGGACACTGTTTATGAAAATATAAGTCACAGACTAGGGAACTATTTGCAAAACATGGATTAAAGGCTAGTAtcctttatatttaataaaatatattttaaaaaataactcaatgAGAAGTAGAAAAACAACTAATTTTTATTGAGGGGtagcaaattatttaaataaatatttgatcaatgacatacagatggtaaataagcacatgaaaagatgctcaatatcattaaggaaatacaaagttaaaccacaatgagatactattgCACACCTAACAGTGAGGATTAATATTAAAAAGACTGATGATATTAAGTGTTGATGAACAACTGGCAATCTCATTCATTGCTGGGAGGAATTCAAAATgatatagccactttggaaaacagtttgacagttgcttttaaaattaaacatccaCTTAGATAGGTTTCAGCAGTTATACTCCAAGGTATTTtccaaggagaaatgaaaacatgtctccACACAAAGAATTGTCTGAACATAGTTATATCTTTATTTGTAATGGCTAAAatctggaaacaatccaaatgttcatTAACTGATAAATAGCCTAGCAAATTGCAATAGATGGAATATGACTTGCTGAAATGTACTCCTATAACCAACATGCACGAATCTCTGAAGGATCATGCTAATAGAATGAATCCGATTATTTAAAAAGTCTACATAATGTGTGGTTCCATTTATGTGACACTATGAAAAAACCAACACCAGAGGGAAAGAAATCAGATCAGAGGTTGCCATCACTATGGCGTGGAGAGGGGATTGCCTGCAAAGGTGCAGAAGGGAAGTTTTGGGAGCAGTTGAAGTGTTCCATATATTGATGGAGGTGCTAGATACatgactatatattttataaaagctcATCAGACTTCACAATTAAAATCATACTTTaggtaacttttatttttttcagctctgTAATTTTGTAATTGCTTTTTATGCTTGcattattgtttttactttttattttgtattggaatatagccgattaaaaatgttgtgatagtttcagctgcacagcaaagtggcCCAaacatgtatcctttctcccctcaaactcccctcccatctagccTGCCACAGGACATTGACCAGAGTTCCTTgtgttgtacagtaggtccttattggttatctattttaaataagcagtgtgtacatattgagcccaaactttttttttttacatgtcaatattttactttttagtaaaaattatttaagaatgcCTTGTATATCTTGgttttattatttacaaatgCAGAGACTAGTGGAGTCAAATAACATGTAAAGGTGTTTAACATacttctttctgaattttttttctttttttaattttatttttaaactttacaatattgtattagttttgctaaacatcaaaatgaatccgccacaggtatacccgtgctccccatcctgaaccctcctccctcctccctccccataccctccctctgggtcgtcccagtgcaccagccccaagcatccagtattgtgcatcgaacctggactggcaactcgtttcatacatgatattatacatgtttcaatgccattctcccaaatctccccaccctctccctctccctctcccacagagtccataagcccaAACTTTTAAAAGCAATGAGGTTTTTTACACCTTAAAAAACCCAGtgtagaaaataaatgagaaaaacagtATCAGAATTAGTGAGCTCCACTAGGGACATCCTCTCTGGCCTTGCCAAGTCAACTAAGCCCTCTGGTTCTTATTTTTCCCATCAGTAATATGGAAACTGTATCCTTTCTCAGGACCATTAGGAGCCTGGAATGAAGTTGTGACTCTAATGTTCCTTTAATAAAGTCCAAAATACTAGGCAGATGAGAGAAACCCTTAAGGACTGAAGGACTGAGGTTGTTTGTCTGCCTCTGGTTTCTTGTGCAATCCCTGGGGAGTGTGTCCTTTTTAGGGCCCCTAAGGGCTTGTTAGCTCCCAAATACAGAGAGAGCACCAAGACACACTCTGTCAGGCCGTGCGTCACTTCCTTTATAAGGCTTCTGGAGACGGGCCACTTTGGGTCAGCTCAGGACTCACTACCCTCTCTACGAGAACCGCCATCTGGGAACTCGGAGTAGAAAGGTAACTGTCTCTGCGCCAGGACTGCTCATTTCCTTCCTTCGTGAGTAAGTGTGGATGAAGATCCCACCTGATCTTCAGGTAGCTTTTCCCTTGGTGCTAGAGAATAAAGGACTGAGCCATCATCGGATTCAGGGGGTGGCAGTGAAATGCAACGGTGGCATTCTCTACTCTTAGTGACAAGAAGAATGAAGGTCAGAGCTGGCAAGTAGAGGAAGTCAGAAGGGAAGAGATTAGGGTCAAGAATGGGGAAATGAGAAGTCTGTGGAGAGCCAAGGTGGGTATTTACGTTGATTGGGGAAAATCAATATTTATAGTGtattacagcatattaaaaaacagagacatcactttgccggcaaaagtctgtctagtcaaagctatggtttttccagtacttgtatgaatgtgagagctggaccattaagaaggctgtgcaccaaagaattgatggttttaaatTATGATGCTTGAGAggacacttgagagtcctttggacaggaaggagatcaaaccagtcaatcctaacggaaatcaatcctgaatattcattggagggactgatgctaaagctgaagctccaatactttggcgacgagcagactcattggaaaagaccttgatgctgggaaagattgaaggcaggaggagaagagggcaacagaggatgagatggttagatggcatcactgattcaatggtcatgagtttgaccaaactatgggagatagtgaaagacagagaagcctggcgtactgcagttcatgaggtcacaaagagttggacatgacttaacaactgaacaacaaatacctCTAAGTAAACCTAGAGATAATACAACACAGCCTTTCATATTGCAGAAGGGAAAATGGATGGACATACAGATAGACGATAGATACTGAGATATTGGCAAAGGGGTTggcaaaaataaaagcacaaaatacAAGTTCTCCAGAACAAACTCTTATTTATGTGAACTTAAAacaggatatctttttttgggcttcccttttctcattttaaaatgattagcTATCTTCAAGAATTTCTGTGAAATTTCAATGGagtaaaatatttgacaaaaagtTTATATTCAAGTAAATGTTGGCTTCctattttttcctcccttctttctctacttcctcccttccttttatcttcttttccccttctgttatCCTTTTCCAAAGTCCTGATGCTAGTTAGTAGTAGAAGCTTGTTTATAACACAAGCATCTGGACTCAACTCCACAGCTCTTTCCACTGTGCTGAGTTGTCCTTATATaccaggagaaagaaagggagagagagagacagaaggaaggagggaaggggggaggaagggagtgagggagaaagagagagagactgtgaaCGTCTTTGTGTAGAGAAAGAACTACTTAAGGCAAATTGGACCACAGGACCCGAGGCACATGGAACCTTGCATGACCAGGCAGAGTGGGGATGACTGGAGAAGTAGAAGTAGACAGATGCATTCAGGAGAGAGATGAACCTCTGCTCAGAGCAAGGCTGAACTCTTGTCACTGTGTCATGAGACACTGTACTGTGTCACTGCTGTCGATTCATACCCAGATTGGGCATGCCTTAATGTTAACTTAGAAAAATCCATCTGTGATGATATTTCCTAAGGTCAGTCACTCTACACTGATACAACCTTCATAGCTGTCAAAATAGTGAAATCCTTCCATCTCGTTTTGATCAACAGCCACCATCCTGGGTCCTCAGAGCAGTTTCCTCTGTCCCAGCCCCTTTCTTGGGATCCTCTGGATCTCAACCTGAGCTGGAAATTCAAGAGTTAATGTCTAGCATTGTAAGGGCCTTGGGGATCCTGCTCAAGCTCTAATCCAGTATCCATTCCATCAATAAATGTACGTGCCCTGTTATCCCCAGCATCCAGCAGACACAGATTAAGTACCTCTCTTCCCCTTTCAGCAGGTCCACATTTTCTCACTCTACATCACTCAGAAGTGGCCTATGGAGCCAGGTGCCTGGGGCAACAAGACTGTGGTCACTGAATTCATCCTTCTTGGTCTAACAGAGAACATAGAACTGCAATCCATCCTTTTTGCCATCTTCCTCTTTGCCTATGTGATCACAGTCGGGGGCAACTTGAGTATCCTGGCCGCCATCTTTGTGGAGCCCAaactccacacccccatgtactactTCCTGGGGAACCTTTCTCTGCTGGACATTGGGTGCATCACTGTCACCATTCCTCCCATGCTGGCCTGTCTCCTGACCCACCAATGCCGGGTTCCCTATGCAGCCTGCATCTcacagctcttctttttccaccTCCTGGCTGGAGTGGACTGTCACCTCCTGACAGCCATGGCCTACGACCGCTACCTGGCCATTTGCCAGCCCCTCACCTATAGCATCCGCATGAGCCGTGACGTCCAGGGAGCCCTGGTGGCCGTCTGCTGCTCCATCTCCTTCATCAATGCTCTGACCCACACAGTGGCTATGTCTGTGCTGGACTTCTGCGGCCCTAACGTGGTCAACCACTTCTACTGTGACCTCCCGCCCCTTTTCCAGCTCTCCTGCTCCAGCATCCACCTCAACGGGCAGCTTCTTTTCGTGGGGGCCACCTTCATGGGGGTGGTCCCCATGGTCTTCATCTCGGTATCCTACGCCCACGTGGCAGCCGCAGTCCTGCGGATCCGCTCGGCGgagggcaggaagaaagcctTCTCCACGTGTGGCTCCCACCTCACCGTGGTCTGTATCTTTTATGGAACCGGCTTCTTCAGCTACATGCGCCTGGGCTCCGTGTCCGCCTCAGACAAGGACAAGGGCATTGGCATCCTCAACACTGTCATCAGCCCCATGCTGAACCCACTCATCTACAGCCTCCGGAACCCTGATGTGCAGGGCGCCCTGAAGAGGTTGCTGACAGGGAAGCGGCCCCCGGAGTGAGAAGGCAGGGGTGTCGAGATGCCTCTCTCTCCTTGAGCAACCCCCCGCTTTCTTGTGCTGAAGGCTTAGTTGTGGGCAGGAGGATATTCAAGGGTGGACTAAGAAGGAAAGTAGATAATTCAGGCCAGGGTAGAATGTGGTTTGCCTTGAACTGGGGAGAAAGGCTAAAGCTTAGAGAGGAGAGTATCTAAATAACTGATGAAAGATGGATTAGAGACAGATGGgagaagggactttcctggtggcccagttgctaagactccatgttcccagtgcaagaggcctgggttcaatccctcatcagagaactagatcccacatgccgcaaataAGACTTCACAAGTCCcaactgaagatcctgcctgCCGAAATGACgatcaaagatcctgcaagtAAGAGCCAGCACAtccaaataaatatatcaatatttttttaaaggacaaatgggagaaaattataCTATGGGTCAGGAAGTGGGACACAAATAAAttatgttgtatttttaaaattcaatgacTGTTCAgttgaaatacattaaaaatattaattaaaatgtttgtcCTCACCCATTAAAGATAAGATATATTTGtatcttagggcttccctagtggctcagatgatcaagtggctcagatggtggctctggctgcaatgcaagagacccagtttcgattcccgggttgggaagatcccctggagaagggaatggcaacccactccagtattcttgcctggaaaatcccatggacagaggaacctggtaggctacagcccatgggctcttaaagagtcagacacattgagcaactaacatattTGTATCAGAGTATTgggtctggggacttccctgatggctcagtggtaaagaatccacctgcaatgcaggagatggagaagactcgggtttgatccctgggttgggaagatcctctggaggagggcatggcaacccactccagtattcttgcctggagaatccaacggacagaggaacctggagggctacagtccatgggatcgcaaagagttggacatgactaaagcaactgagtaCGCACTCATGCATGGAGtctgtttatttaaaagattCTTCTTCAGGAAATAAGCCCATGATTGTGGAATTAAGGTTTGGCATAGCCTGGGAGCAGGGGACCTGTCAGAGTACCTTCCAGCATCTTCTTTAGAGCAACACTATCAAATACCTCTTCCTAAAACCAGGGTCCCCATCCCGACTAACCATGAGTGGGAACAACACATTTTCACTTCACTGCGTGAACTCTCTACCCCAGCTTCTCCACTGAAAACTCGAGAGTGGATCATCCTTAATTTCCTGAGACGCAGCATTCAAAATAGTTAGtttagtgtttatttttcatGGCAAAGTACACCGATTTATAAAAGGGCATTCTATCTAATATGTATAGAAAATCAGTAAAGgtgaaaaacaaagggaaatagAAGTTTGCAAGTTACCACTGAATGAGTACTGGAAACCAAGATTTTACCAAAAGAACGAAACTAAGGGAACCCATGGAAGAACAGTGACTAGAATGAGAGTTGATTTCACATGCAGTTGTGactgtttctagaatttttttccgTGAATCTTTCAGACACTTCCTGGTCCACAAGTTGGAAGTCTGAGAAGGGGGACCTTACCTAACATGCTTATTAGTTGGTGAGGAGGGCAGCTTGGTCCCCTCAAGGTGTCTGAGACTATTCCCCAGTCAAATGAAGGTTCCCACCATCACTCTCTCTATTTTTCCTGAAGACAGCTGTCTCCCACATCAGGTCCAGTGCCCCTGCCAGGGGCAGTGGTTGGTGGTGGGCCCTGCAGCCTCTGGGCCTGGGCCCCTCCGGCACTCTGGCCACCCACGATGCCTGATTAAGCCCCTGGGGCAGTGTCTATCCCACTCCATGTCATCCGATTTCTTTCTGATGACCACTGTATCACATCCAGACCTTCGCCGGGGATGTCATGTCTCTCTGTCACTCATTTCTTCCCAGCTGctcccctcagtctttctcagccaCAGCCTCTGGCTGAGCGAGGGCTTTTCTTTGTCAGGAGACTCATGCATCTCTTCACTTTTATTGCACGTTCGTAATCTCCTCCGAAAGAGTGTGCCCTGATCGGCAAGAAAGACATCATCATCATTTCTGTATTCCTTGCAGCTTTTTTTGGATCTCCCTGACTAGATTGTAAGCTCCTTAACGACAAGGACCATGCTTTCTATTACACATGTCTTCAAATTCACAGCACAGTGCTGAGCACATAAAGCCATCTCATGGATCCGTCAACTGCTATTAGGAACTGATAACCATCAACTGGTATTCCTGACCTGTGACAGGAAATGTGTGTTCTACGTGGGAGGTCAGTGAACCGACCAGATGTTTTCT
The DNA window shown above is from Bos javanicus breed banteng chromosome 19, ARS-OSU_banteng_1.0, whole genome shotgun sequence and carries:
- the LOC133231589 gene encoding olfactory receptor 3A10: MEPGAWGNKTVVTEFILLGLTENIELQSILFAIFLFAYVITVGGNLSILAAIFVEPKLHTPMYYFLGNLSLLDIGCITVTIPPMLACLLTHQCRVPYAACISQLFFFHLLAGVDCHLLTAMAYDRYLAICQPLTYSIRMSRDVQGALVAVCCSISFINALTHTVAMSVLDFCGPNVVNHFYCDLPPLFQLSCSSIHLNGQLLFVGATFMGVVPMVFISVSYAHVAAAVLRIRSAEGRKKAFSTCGSHLTVVCIFYGTGFFSYMRLGSVSASDKDKGIGILNTVISPMLNPLIYSLRNPDVQGALKRLLTGKRPPE